One window of the Arthrobacter sp. zg-Y919 genome contains the following:
- a CDS encoding glycosyltransferase family 4 protein: MLLAICAAAAFLTSLLLPFVFIPMLRRLGVLDIPNERSSHTKAVIRGVGVTTAAGVLVGLLLALATGLVAVDRSVLAILIAVIGAASLLGWIEDWRGVSVRTRAATQLAIGLAGTAGLAWTMEQSWWWVPVGGLAIAAYINVANFMDGINGISGLHGLVVGALYSVSGVLSDHVWLTVTGAVVAAAFAAFLPWNLGRGQVFLGDVGSYLLGSSIAGIAVAAFLAGVYVEYLLFPILVYLVDTFSTLLRRVRRGERWYTAHRQHVYQRLTDAGLSHVQVSLVVTGCTLAVGATGLLTAGAGAGATVAGVLFAVAVLAFYLSSPRLFARRPVA; this comes from the coding sequence ATGCTGCTGGCCATCTGCGCTGCAGCGGCCTTCCTGACGAGCCTGCTGCTGCCCTTCGTCTTTATCCCGATGCTTCGCCGGCTGGGTGTCCTGGACATCCCGAACGAGCGGTCCTCCCACACCAAGGCCGTCATCCGGGGGGTAGGCGTAACGACTGCCGCCGGAGTGCTGGTGGGACTCCTGCTGGCCTTGGCCACGGGACTTGTTGCCGTGGACCGTTCGGTGCTTGCCATCCTGATTGCCGTGATCGGCGCTGCCTCGCTGCTGGGCTGGATTGAGGACTGGCGCGGTGTTTCAGTCCGGACCCGGGCGGCAACCCAGCTGGCCATCGGCCTGGCTGGAACGGCAGGCCTGGCCTGGACCATGGAACAGAGCTGGTGGTGGGTTCCCGTGGGCGGACTCGCCATTGCCGCCTACATTAACGTTGCCAATTTCATGGACGGCATCAACGGGATCTCCGGCCTGCACGGCCTTGTGGTGGGGGCCCTGTACTCCGTCAGCGGAGTGCTTTCGGACCATGTCTGGCTGACTGTGACCGGGGCGGTGGTGGCCGCGGCGTTCGCCGCGTTCCTGCCTTGGAACCTCGGGAGGGGACAGGTGTTCCTGGGGGATGTGGGCAGTTACCTGCTGGGTTCGTCCATTGCAGGCATTGCCGTCGCCGCGTTCCTGGCCGGCGTGTACGTGGAATACCTGCTGTTCCCGATCCTCGTTTATCTTGTGGACACCTTCTCCACGCTGCTGCGCCGTGTCCGCCGGGGCGAGCGGTGGTACACCGCGCACCGCCAGCACGTGTACCAGCGGTTGACCGACGCGGGACTTAGCCATGTGCAGGTTTCCCTGGTCGTGACCGGCTGCACCCTCGCCGTCGGAGCCACCGGGCTGCTCACGGCCGGAGCCGGTGCCGGGGCGACGGTGGCCGGAGTCCTCTTTGCCGTTGCAGTGCTGGCTTTCTATCTCTCCTCGCCGCGCCTCTTTGCCCGCCGTCCCGTGGCCTAG
- a CDS encoding nucleoside-diphosphate sugar epimerase/dehydratase, producing the protein MRQKPTDNSSLPREEKPVLWLWSQYMLDSLAWIVSICLALVLRYELTVEQINPAGLAVFCGVAVLTQLIVGYSFALYRGRYSFGSFHEMRLLAVVTLIVSAILVLASALFGLVIDIPRSTGMIAFPFACLFMAAIRYVKRMYVESRARPGEEAQRALVYGAGFLGGSLVSRMMKDPDSPYYPVGLVDDDPAKKHLRLATVPVIGKLVDLPDLVHRTRATVLIVAIAQIEARQVREISDLAEGLDLRVLVLPPLKDMLAKGDGAGLGDFRDVAVEDLIGRRPVDIHVDEVAGYLSGKKVLVTGAGGSIGSELCRQITAFHPGELIMVDRDETGLQLTQLSITGRGLLDGPDTVLADIRDPDALERIFRERRPDVVFHAAALKHVSLLEQYPQEAWKTNVIGTANVLAAARKANVRHFVNISTDKAANPTTVLGHSKRVAEKLTAWMARATGEQYVSVRFGNVIGSRGSMLPLFSEQIRQGGPVTVTDPEVTRFFMTIPEACQLVIQAGAIGRGGEVMILDMGEPVKILDVARRMIAMSGKDIEIVFTGLRQGEKLHEILVGSGETDSRPLHPKISHAGVAVLDPDDLDLADWLRRCGIEPASVPTDGAVTDAGEIVRMPGTRSPGTPGDAANDPGEPYSERRTG; encoded by the coding sequence ATGAGGCAAAAACCTACGGACAACAGCAGCCTTCCCAGAGAGGAAAAGCCTGTCCTGTGGCTCTGGTCGCAGTACATGTTGGACTCCCTGGCCTGGATCGTGTCCATCTGCCTTGCGCTGGTGCTGCGGTATGAACTCACCGTTGAGCAGATCAACCCGGCCGGGCTTGCCGTCTTCTGCGGTGTGGCGGTCCTGACGCAGCTGATAGTGGGCTATTCGTTCGCCCTCTACCGCGGCCGCTACAGCTTCGGCAGTTTCCACGAAATGCGCCTGCTGGCCGTGGTGACCCTGATTGTCTCCGCGATCCTGGTGCTCGCCAGCGCCTTGTTCGGCCTCGTGATCGACATCCCGCGCAGCACCGGCATGATTGCTTTCCCGTTCGCCTGCCTGTTTATGGCAGCCATCCGCTACGTCAAGCGGATGTACGTGGAGAGCCGGGCACGCCCGGGCGAGGAAGCGCAGCGCGCCCTCGTCTACGGTGCCGGTTTCCTGGGCGGTTCCCTTGTGTCCCGGATGATGAAGGATCCGGACTCCCCGTACTACCCGGTGGGCCTGGTCGACGACGATCCGGCCAAGAAGCACCTGCGGCTGGCGACGGTTCCCGTCATCGGCAAACTCGTGGACCTGCCCGACCTGGTGCACCGCACCCGCGCCACCGTGCTCATCGTGGCCATTGCCCAAATCGAAGCCCGCCAGGTGCGGGAAATCTCCGACCTCGCCGAAGGCCTGGACCTGCGGGTGCTTGTCCTTCCTCCGCTCAAGGACATGCTCGCCAAGGGCGACGGCGCCGGGCTGGGGGACTTCCGCGACGTCGCGGTCGAAGACCTCATTGGACGACGGCCCGTGGACATCCACGTGGACGAGGTAGCGGGTTACCTTTCCGGGAAGAAGGTGCTGGTCACGGGTGCCGGCGGCTCCATCGGCTCCGAGCTGTGCCGCCAGATCACGGCTTTCCACCCCGGGGAGCTGATCATGGTGGACCGGGACGAGACCGGCCTGCAGCTGACCCAGCTCTCCATTACGGGCCGCGGCCTGCTCGACGGTCCGGACACGGTGCTGGCCGACATCCGCGACCCCGACGCGCTGGAACGCATCTTCCGCGAACGCCGTCCCGACGTCGTTTTCCACGCCGCCGCGCTGAAGCACGTCTCCCTGCTGGAGCAGTACCCGCAGGAAGCCTGGAAAACCAACGTCATCGGCACCGCGAATGTCCTGGCCGCCGCCCGTAAGGCGAATGTCCGGCACTTCGTCAACATCTCGACCGACAAGGCAGCCAACCCCACCACCGTCCTTGGCCATTCCAAGCGCGTGGCGGAGAAGCTGACCGCATGGATGGCCCGCGCCACCGGAGAACAGTATGTCTCCGTCCGGTTCGGCAACGTGATTGGCAGCCGGGGCTCCATGCTCCCGCTTTTCAGCGAACAGATCCGCCAGGGCGGGCCGGTGACCGTAACGGATCCCGAGGTCACCCGCTTCTTCATGACTATCCCGGAGGCCTGCCAGCTGGTCATCCAGGCCGGCGCGATCGGCCGCGGGGGAGAGGTGATGATCCTGGATATGGGCGAGCCAGTGAAGATCCTCGACGTTGCCCGCCGCATGATCGCAATGTCCGGCAAGGACATCGAGATTGTCTTCACCGGACTGCGCCAGGGCGAAAAGCTGCATGAGATCCTCGTCGGCTCCGGTGAAACGGATTCACGTCCCCTTCATCCGAAAATCTCCCATGCCGGGGTCGCTGTCCTGGATCCCGATGACCTGGACCTGGCGGACTGGCTGCGGCGCTGCGGAATCGAACCCGCCAGCGTGCCCACGGACGGAGCCGTCACCGACGCCGGAGAGATTGTGCGCATGCCTGGGACCCGCAGCCCAGGCACGCCAGGCGATGCCGCCAACGATCCCGGGGAGCCCTACAGCGAACGGCGGACTGGCTGA
- a CDS encoding glycosyltransferase, whose protein sequence is MPDSVAVAAVTFDRPDDVKTLLEALAAQSADITSVALVDSGKSPVQDIAENSSAPVNYIRSNTNLGGAGGFSLAILSAMATGADWIWIMDDDAHPEDPECAATLLAAAKERGLDVVLPLVVAPGAPDTLSFHFRLDGKLTHDRAEVAARGFLPNVGHFFNGALIRADVFYRVGLPDLRLFIRGDETDFMIRLRRAGIEFGTVTTAALTHPAAWAEVQPVLGDRLHVLVPETPFKQFYFYRNRGHLTRRYGRVKSFVADAVGYPLHFARTRDPKGLRNWLRAYTAGMSGRRFGPPSDFGF, encoded by the coding sequence TTGCCGGACTCTGTGGCCGTAGCAGCAGTAACCTTCGACCGTCCCGACGACGTCAAGACGCTCCTGGAGGCCCTGGCAGCGCAGAGCGCGGACATTACGTCCGTGGCGCTCGTCGATTCCGGCAAGAGCCCGGTTCAGGATATCGCTGAAAACTCGTCGGCACCGGTCAATTACATTCGGTCCAACACGAATCTCGGCGGTGCCGGTGGATTCTCGCTGGCAATTCTTTCCGCCATGGCCACCGGCGCCGACTGGATCTGGATCATGGACGACGACGCGCATCCCGAAGATCCGGAATGCGCGGCCACCCTGTTGGCGGCTGCCAAGGAACGCGGGCTCGACGTCGTCCTGCCCCTCGTGGTGGCACCCGGCGCGCCGGACACCCTGTCATTCCACTTCCGCCTCGACGGGAAGCTGACCCACGACCGGGCCGAGGTTGCCGCCCGTGGTTTCCTGCCCAATGTGGGGCACTTCTTCAACGGGGCCCTGATCCGGGCCGACGTGTTCTACCGCGTGGGCCTGCCGGACCTTCGGCTGTTCATCCGCGGCGATGAAACCGACTTCATGATCCGGCTTCGGCGCGCCGGAATCGAGTTCGGCACCGTAACCACGGCAGCTTTGACGCATCCCGCCGCGTGGGCCGAGGTCCAGCCCGTGCTCGGTGACCGCCTGCATGTCCTGGTCCCCGAGACACCGTTCAAACAGTTCTACTTCTACCGCAACCGCGGACACCTGACCCGCCGCTACGGACGGGTGAAATCGTTCGTGGCCGACGCCGTGGGGTACCCGCTGCACTTTGCCAGGACCCGGGATCCCAAGGGCCTGCGGAACTGGCTGCGCGCGTACACCGCCGGCATGAGCGGGCGCCGCTTCGGGCCGCCGTCGGACTTCGGGTTCTAA
- a CDS encoding glycosyltransferase, translating into MTASRVPTEAALTIVITTFNRSGYLSGLLESIKALDPAPAAVVVVDNASTDGTPQILEAARSGFAVPLTVRRLQDNTGGAGGFAAGIETALASGAQWLWLMDDDVEVLPGAVAALRKWTGSYDCIHGRRYDDEGAPFFWQHRFVPFLGVHLPVRGNVFRDSPVFSTNVGCFEGMLISADQVRRIGLPDARYFINGDDVIYGWLASLDRPVAYVNDFVLRKVRAQRQIDLGIRHLNDSSDLGRFTAMRNRGHTARYLQVHGRYHRYGFALGTVLTAGKELLRLVAVERTLHGAGRLWAGWRGARRILRDRTWSPVPPLAVPEQPEQPENGKPQQSPRKQQV; encoded by the coding sequence GTGACTGCGTCCCGGGTGCCGACCGAAGCCGCGCTGACCATCGTCATCACCACCTTCAACCGCTCCGGTTACCTCTCCGGGCTGCTGGAGAGCATTAAGGCGCTCGACCCTGCCCCTGCGGCGGTGGTCGTGGTGGACAACGCCAGCACCGACGGGACTCCGCAGATCCTCGAAGCAGCCCGGTCCGGTTTCGCGGTCCCGCTGACGGTCCGGCGGCTGCAGGACAATACCGGCGGGGCCGGCGGCTTTGCCGCCGGGATCGAGACCGCACTGGCCTCCGGCGCACAGTGGCTGTGGCTGATGGACGACGACGTCGAGGTCCTCCCGGGTGCCGTAGCCGCGCTGCGTAAGTGGACCGGCAGTTATGACTGCATCCACGGCCGGCGGTACGACGACGAAGGCGCACCGTTTTTCTGGCAGCACCGGTTTGTCCCCTTCCTGGGCGTTCATCTGCCGGTGCGGGGCAACGTCTTCCGGGATTCCCCGGTCTTCTCCACCAATGTGGGCTGCTTCGAGGGAATGCTGATCAGTGCGGACCAGGTCCGCCGGATCGGGCTGCCGGATGCCCGCTACTTCATCAACGGAGACGATGTCATCTACGGCTGGCTCGCCTCACTGGACCGGCCGGTGGCGTACGTCAACGACTTTGTGCTTCGGAAGGTCCGCGCGCAGCGGCAGATCGACCTCGGCATCCGGCACCTGAACGACTCCAGCGATCTCGGCCGCTTCACCGCGATGCGCAACCGCGGCCACACCGCCCGCTACCTGCAGGTCCACGGCCGCTATCACCGGTACGGATTTGCTCTGGGCACCGTCCTCACGGCGGGCAAGGAACTGCTCCGGCTGGTTGCTGTGGAGCGTACCCTGCACGGTGCCGGCCGGCTCTGGGCCGGCTGGCGGGGCGCCCGGCGCATCCTCCGCGACCGGACCTGGTCCCCGGTGCCCCCGCTGGCCGTGCCGGAGCAGCCGGAACAGCCGGAGAACGGCAAGCCACAGCAATCTCCCCGAAAGCAGCAGGTTTGA
- a CDS encoding NAD-dependent epimerase/dehydratase family protein, with amino-acid sequence MSIPSAPSSSADSISSPDAAAGSAAPVWVVLGASGFIGSAIHSALSARGISVRPVPAPRLRAEGTDAAALLHQAADAERNLLADAFAGAEIVINAAGLATPGATDSPELRGANSLLPLVAADAADAAGVRRFVHLSSAAVQGHRPFLDESPHVEPFSAYSRSKALGEQVLSARKGGSGSVVTVRATSVQGPGRATTAKLARLAASPLASVAAPGTAPSPVSSVDSLVDFVLRVASHQGPVPAVVLQPWEQASVSSVLEAAGGRRPAHLPAWFCRLALRAGYAVSSLAGERLHGPLRRVELMWFGQRQEPGWAELTGNVPEARVQDVLAASRG; translated from the coding sequence TTGAGTATCCCGTCCGCCCCGTCGTCTTCCGCAGACTCCATCTCCTCCCCCGACGCTGCTGCCGGTTCCGCCGCGCCAGTGTGGGTGGTCCTCGGAGCCTCCGGCTTCATCGGTTCGGCCATCCACTCGGCCCTGTCAGCGCGTGGCATCAGCGTTCGCCCGGTTCCAGCCCCGCGCCTGCGGGCAGAGGGCACCGACGCCGCCGCCCTGCTCCACCAAGCGGCCGACGCCGAACGGAACCTGTTGGCGGACGCCTTCGCCGGTGCGGAAATAGTCATCAACGCTGCGGGACTGGCCACGCCGGGAGCAACTGACTCCCCCGAACTGCGCGGAGCGAATTCCCTGCTGCCGCTGGTGGCCGCGGACGCTGCGGATGCCGCCGGCGTCCGCAGGTTCGTGCACCTGAGCAGCGCAGCGGTGCAGGGCCACCGGCCGTTCCTGGACGAAAGCCCGCACGTGGAGCCCTTCTCGGCATACTCACGGTCCAAGGCCCTCGGGGAACAGGTCCTTTCCGCCCGGAAGGGCGGCTCCGGCAGCGTTGTCACCGTGCGGGCCACATCGGTTCAGGGTCCGGGGCGTGCGACGACGGCGAAACTGGCCCGGCTCGCTGCCTCGCCGCTGGCGTCCGTGGCTGCACCGGGAACCGCGCCGAGCCCGGTCAGTTCTGTGGATTCCCTGGTTGACTTCGTGCTGCGGGTGGCGTCGCACCAGGGGCCGGTGCCGGCCGTAGTGCTGCAGCCCTGGGAGCAGGCTTCGGTCTCCTCCGTGCTTGAGGCCGCCGGCGGCCGGCGTCCGGCGCACCTGCCTGCCTGGTTCTGCCGGCTGGCACTGCGTGCCGGCTACGCGGTCTCCTCGCTGGCAGGGGAACGGCTCCACGGGCCGCTGCGCCGGGTCGAACTGATGTGGTTCGGCCAACGCCAAGAGCCGGGATGGGCGGAATTGACGGGCAACGTCCCCGAAGCCCGCGTCCAGGACGTCCTGGCGGCGTCCCGCGGCTGA
- a CDS encoding L-threonylcarbamoyladenylate synthase produces the protein MSTSYDCSNPEELSAGLAAAQRAIAAKACVVLPTDTVYGIGADAFSPQGVATLLAAKGRGRSMPPPVLIPRVQTMDGLAMDISEDARILARTFWPGGLTLIFHAQPSLTWDLGDTLGTVALRMPDDSVALDLLGVTGPLAVSSANRTGSPAGQTAAQARGQLGESVEVYLEAGHRPVAGSDGVPSTIVDATSAPMRVVRRGAVSIDALREAVPGILDIGEEPPAAGAGTAPSLAKD, from the coding sequence GTGAGCACCAGTTATGACTGCAGTAACCCCGAGGAACTCAGCGCGGGCCTGGCGGCGGCCCAGCGGGCAATAGCCGCGAAGGCGTGTGTTGTGCTGCCCACTGACACCGTCTACGGGATCGGCGCCGATGCCTTTTCACCGCAGGGCGTGGCTACCCTGCTCGCCGCCAAGGGACGCGGCCGGAGCATGCCCCCGCCCGTGCTGATCCCACGGGTACAGACCATGGACGGGCTTGCCATGGACATCTCCGAGGACGCCCGCATTCTGGCCCGTACCTTCTGGCCGGGCGGACTGACCTTGATTTTCCATGCGCAGCCGTCCCTGACCTGGGACCTGGGGGACACCCTGGGAACCGTTGCACTGCGGATGCCGGATGACAGTGTTGCCCTGGATCTGCTGGGGGTCACGGGACCGCTGGCCGTATCCTCGGCTAACCGGACGGGTTCCCCGGCCGGGCAGACCGCGGCGCAGGCACGCGGGCAGCTGGGGGAATCCGTCGAGGTCTACCTGGAGGCCGGACACCGGCCCGTCGCCGGGAGCGACGGCGTGCCCTCCACCATTGTGGATGCCACCAGCGCGCCAATGCGTGTGGTCCGCCGGGGTGCGGTCAGCATCGACGCCCTGCGTGAAGCGGTTCCGGGGATCCTGGACATTGGCGAAGAACCTCCCGCCGCCGGCGCCGGTACCGCACCTTCCCTGGCCAAAGACTAG
- the prmC gene encoding peptide chain release factor N(5)-glutamine methyltransferase, translating into MTKANTATGVEPGNGTTLAEALRRATAELAAAGVPSPRVDAELLAAHLLGESAGRIRALAFTDAPAPEGYNALVAERAARVPLQHLTGKAHFRYLELAVGPGVFVPRPETETVAQLAIDAARRAGPAKVVDLGTGSGAIAAAVASEVPAAEVYAVELSPLAFAWAEQNLAPLGVQLVLDDLRTALADHDASFDVVVSNPPYIPAEAVPNEPEAAEHDPAMALYGGGADGLELPMAAARSAARLLVPGGYFVMEHAEVQAPAIARLLAADPAWTDVVSHRDLNDRPRATSAVRRTGPMASTSEGILP; encoded by the coding sequence GTGACGAAAGCTAATACCGCCACGGGCGTGGAACCGGGCAACGGGACCACCCTGGCCGAGGCGCTGCGGCGGGCGACGGCGGAACTTGCCGCAGCCGGAGTTCCTTCGCCGCGCGTCGACGCCGAGCTGCTGGCCGCGCACCTCCTGGGAGAGAGCGCCGGCCGGATCCGGGCCCTGGCCTTCACCGATGCTCCGGCGCCGGAAGGATACAACGCACTCGTGGCCGAGCGCGCGGCACGCGTACCGCTGCAGCACCTGACCGGCAAAGCACATTTCCGCTACCTCGAGCTGGCTGTGGGCCCCGGTGTTTTTGTGCCGCGGCCGGAAACCGAAACGGTGGCGCAGCTGGCTATTGATGCAGCACGCCGGGCCGGCCCGGCAAAGGTCGTGGATCTGGGCACCGGGTCCGGTGCCATTGCCGCAGCGGTGGCTTCCGAGGTCCCCGCAGCCGAGGTGTACGCCGTGGAGCTGAGCCCCCTGGCCTTCGCCTGGGCGGAACAGAACCTGGCTCCGCTGGGTGTCCAGCTGGTCCTGGACGACCTGAGGACCGCACTGGCGGACCATGACGCCAGCTTCGACGTTGTAGTGTCCAATCCGCCGTATATCCCCGCCGAAGCGGTCCCGAACGAACCCGAAGCCGCCGAGCATGATCCGGCCATGGCCCTGTACGGCGGGGGAGCGGACGGGCTGGAACTACCAATGGCCGCGGCCCGGTCCGCAGCACGCCTGCTGGTGCCGGGCGGGTACTTCGTGATGGAACACGCCGAAGTGCAGGCCCCGGCGATTGCCCGGCTGCTGGCTGCCGACCCCGCCTGGACCGACGTCGTCTCCCACCGGGACCTGAATGACCGCCCCCGCGCCACGTCGGCTGTCCGGCGTACCGGACCAATGGCATCCACTAGTGAAGGAATATTGCCGTGA
- the prfA gene encoding peptide chain release factor 1, translating to MFESIQGLLDEHAELQLRLSDPAVHADQGLARRLGRRYAELSRIVDAYNRWHGLEDDLAAAAEMADEDPEFAAEVPVLKEQLDEAQEKLRRLLIPRDPNDGRDVIIEVKGGEGGDEAALFAGDLLRMYTRYAEHRGWRTEIISATESDLGGYKDVAMAIKGNSNDPAEGVYARLKYEGGVHRVQRVPVTESQGRIHTSAAGVLVLPEVDEPEEVAISQNDLKIDVYRSSGPGGQSVNTTDSAVRITHLPTGIVVAMQNEKSQLQNREAAMRVLRSRILAHEQEKIDAANSDIRKSQIRTMDRSERIRTYNYPENRIVDHRTGYKAYNLDTVLNGELEAVVQAAIEMDEQARLDAIGDES from the coding sequence ATGTTTGAGTCCATTCAGGGCCTGTTGGATGAGCACGCTGAGCTTCAGCTGCGCCTGTCCGACCCGGCAGTGCACGCGGACCAGGGCCTGGCCCGCCGGCTGGGGCGGCGCTACGCCGAACTGAGCCGGATTGTGGACGCCTACAACCGCTGGCACGGACTCGAGGATGACCTCGCCGCCGCCGCCGAAATGGCGGACGAGGATCCCGAATTCGCCGCTGAGGTTCCCGTACTCAAGGAGCAGCTGGACGAGGCGCAGGAGAAGCTGCGCCGCCTGCTGATTCCGCGCGACCCCAACGACGGCCGCGACGTCATCATCGAGGTCAAGGGCGGCGAAGGCGGCGACGAAGCTGCACTGTTCGCCGGCGACCTGCTGCGTATGTACACCCGCTACGCCGAGCACCGCGGCTGGCGTACGGAAATCATCTCCGCCACGGAATCGGACCTGGGCGGCTACAAGGACGTTGCCATGGCGATCAAGGGCAACTCCAACGATCCGGCCGAAGGCGTCTACGCCCGCCTGAAGTACGAGGGCGGCGTGCACCGCGTCCAGCGCGTTCCCGTCACCGAGTCGCAGGGCCGGATCCATACCTCCGCGGCCGGCGTGCTGGTCCTGCCCGAAGTCGATGAGCCGGAAGAAGTCGCGATCAGCCAGAATGACCTGAAGATCGACGTCTACCGTTCCTCGGGCCCGGGTGGACAGTCCGTGAACACCACCGACTCCGCCGTACGCATCACCCACCTGCCCACCGGCATCGTGGTGGCCATGCAGAACGAAAAGTCCCAGCTGCAGAACCGTGAAGCGGCCATGCGTGTGCTGCGCTCACGCATCCTGGCACACGAGCAGGAGAAGATCGACGCCGCGAACTCCGACATCCGCAAGTCGCAGATCCGCACTATGGACCGCTCGGAGCGCATCCGGACCTACAACTACCCGGAAAACCGGATTGTGGACCACCGCACCGGCTACAAGGCCTACAACCTGGATACCGTCCTGAACGGCGAGCTTGAGGCAGTGGTGCAGGCCGCCATCGAAATGGACGAACAGGCCCGTCTGGACGCCATCGGTGACGAAAGCTAA